Proteins encoded together in one uncultured Sphaerochaeta sp. window:
- a CDS encoding iron-sulfur cluster assembly scaffold protein: protein MTNFMSQWVYTPVVKDHFMNPRNTWQEEENFQADGIGEVGSLACGDQMQVLIKVENDTIADLRWLTYGCASAIASTSMMSEMAIGMSLEEAYNLSPDMITEALGGLPEHKFHCSVLGDKALRAAIDDYLEKVGRDNPFKSNVAKTICECKGVTDVQIEDLVKRGEAKTLEQLQEITEFGTVCGKCKQQVSDLFDEFKHIYNV, encoded by the coding sequence ATGACTAACTTTATGAGTCAATGGGTCTACACCCCAGTGGTGAAAGACCATTTTATGAATCCCAGGAATACCTGGCAGGAAGAAGAAAATTTCCAGGCAGATGGAATAGGTGAAGTCGGTTCCTTGGCCTGTGGCGACCAGATGCAGGTTTTGATCAAGGTCGAGAATGATACCATAGCTGACCTGAGGTGGCTCACCTATGGGTGTGCCTCGGCAATCGCGAGCACCTCCATGATGAGTGAGATGGCAATCGGGATGAGTTTGGAGGAAGCCTACAACCTCTCTCCCGATATGATTACCGAAGCTCTTGGAGGACTCCCTGAACATAAGTTCCACTGTTCTGTTCTGGGAGATAAAGCACTCAGGGCTGCAATTGATGACTATCTTGAGAAAGTGGGACGTGACAATCCTTTCAAGAGCAATGTGGCAAAAACCATTTGTGAGTGCAAGGGAGTCACCGATGTACAGATTGAGGATCTTGTGAAGAGAGGGGAAGCAAAGACCCTGGAACAGCTGCAGGAGATTACCGAGTTTGGTACGGTCTGTGGCAAGTGCAAGCAACAGGTCAGTGATCTGTTTGATGAGTTCAAGCACATCTACAACGTATAA
- a CDS encoding tagaturonate epimerase family protein yields the protein MEIYEERTLHIQRLESRLKSKVFVYEKSRTNLGSCTIAMIKAGENRYLIASGSGPIFDELEGEAEQDCKICPLNHENRLVLNTYLPFTHPVANTTKRPSIGLGDRLGVATPGHIRALEGTSVFPIFAQQSIRELNFTNRTFNDVIDAASYAVFQEGYTYGFGADGDHLKKSEEIKKALEDGATMITLDSSEQIDPTIQNLDDEKLLTRYEALDSKIREVYEGLYAEQEFSIGTSTLKLDLPTLRRDILTYHKALDFIQIIYEQHILHSERPIDFEISIDETDTPTDPKSHLFIAKELKRRHVIISTLAPRFVGEFQKGIDYIGDTAEFERQLVLHVAIAKQYRYRLSIHSGSDKFSIFPILGRTIKGSFHVKTAGTNWLEAVRLVAQKDPALYRRMHAHATNRFGDAKAFYHVTTDIGKIQELESMKDEDLPSYLSDDNARQLLHITYGYLLEDEDEEGKKLFKDAFFSLLSKEEEHYKQLLDTHISRHLSLLEFKK from the coding sequence ATGGAAATCTATGAGGAACGTACATTACATATCCAGCGTCTGGAGAGTCGGCTGAAGAGCAAGGTATTTGTATATGAAAAATCACGCACCAACCTTGGTAGTTGCACGATTGCAATGATCAAGGCAGGAGAGAACCGGTATCTCATTGCCTCTGGTTCTGGTCCGATATTCGACGAGTTGGAAGGGGAAGCAGAACAGGACTGTAAAATCTGTCCACTGAACCACGAAAACCGCCTGGTCTTGAATACGTATCTTCCGTTTACACATCCGGTTGCAAACACAACCAAACGCCCTTCCATTGGCTTGGGAGATCGCCTCGGTGTGGCCACCCCTGGACATATCAGGGCACTGGAGGGCACTTCGGTTTTCCCCATTTTTGCACAACAGAGCATCAGGGAATTGAACTTCACCAACAGGACCTTCAATGATGTGATTGATGCCGCTTCATATGCAGTATTCCAAGAGGGGTACACCTATGGTTTTGGTGCCGATGGAGACCACTTGAAAAAAAGCGAGGAGATCAAGAAGGCCCTGGAGGACGGAGCTACCATGATCACCTTGGACTCATCAGAGCAGATAGATCCCACCATCCAGAACCTGGATGATGAGAAACTTCTAACACGCTATGAAGCATTGGACAGTAAGATACGCGAGGTATATGAGGGTTTGTATGCAGAGCAGGAGTTTTCAATCGGAACCTCAACATTGAAGCTTGACCTCCCCACGTTAAGGCGCGATATCCTGACTTACCATAAAGCGCTCGATTTCATACAGATTATTTATGAACAGCATATATTGCACTCAGAGCGACCGATAGACTTTGAGATTTCCATTGATGAGACCGACACTCCGACCGATCCTAAGAGCCATCTTTTCATTGCGAAGGAACTCAAACGGCGGCATGTGATCATCTCAACCCTTGCTCCTCGGTTTGTAGGGGAATTCCAGAAAGGTATCGACTATATCGGGGACACTGCTGAGTTCGAGAGGCAACTGGTCTTGCATGTTGCTATTGCAAAGCAGTACCGCTACCGACTCAGCATCCACTCAGGCAGTGACAAATTCTCCATCTTTCCCATTCTAGGGCGGACGATCAAGGGAAGCTTCCACGTCAAGACAGCGGGTACCAATTGGCTTGAAGCGGTTCGCCTGGTCGCCCAGAAGGATCCCGCTCTCTATAGGAGGATGCATGCACATGCAACCAACCGTTTTGGTGATGCAAAGGCTTTCTATCATGTTACCACTGATATTGGGAAGATTCAGGAATTGGAGTCAATGAAAGATGAAGACCTACCCTCCTACCTCAGCGATGACAATGCCCGGCAGTTGCTTCATATCACCTACGGGTATCTGCTTGAGGATGAGGATGAAGAAGGAAAGAAACTGTTCAAGGATGCCTTCTTCAGCTTGCTCTCCAAGGAAGAAGAGCATTACAAACAATTACTCGATACACATATAAGCAGACATCTTTCTTTGCTTGAATTCAAGAAATAA